In Zonotrichia albicollis isolate bZonAlb1 chromosome 3, bZonAlb1.hap1, whole genome shotgun sequence, a single window of DNA contains:
- the IYD gene encoding iodotyrosine deiodinase 1 isoform X2 has translation MTSLWITLARAEGEEEWQGLEENVAHVLFTGERYSEAEMIERSQTFYELLNKRRSVRFLSDEPVPREVIDNVIRTAGTSPSGAHTEPWTFVVVQDPYLKHKIREIVEEEEEINYKKRMGDRWVNDLKRLRTNWIKEYLDTAPYLILIFKQVYGRLPNGKKKTHYYNEISVSIACGILLAALQNAGLYTVTSTPLNCGPQLRVLLQRPANEKLLLLLPVGYPRKDATVPALTRKPLEDIMVVM, from the exons ATGACTTCATTGTGGATCACGCTTGCTAGAGCAG AGGGTGAGGAAGAGTGGCAAGGACTTGAAGAAAATGTTGCTCATGTCCTCTTCACTGGCGAGCGCTACTCTGAGGCTGAAATGATCGAGAGGTCACAGACATTCTATGAGCTTCTAAACAAGAGACGGTCTGTCAGGTTTCTCAGTGATGAGCCAGTCCCCAGGGAGGTCATTGATAATGTCATCAGAACAGCAG GTACTTCACCTAGTGGAGCACACACTGAGCCCTGGACCTTTGTGGTAGTGCAAGATCCATATTTAAAACATAAGATTCGTGAAATtgtagaagaagaagaggaaatcAACTACAAAAAAAGGATGGGAGACAGATGGGTAAATGACCTGAAAAGATTGAG AACGAATTGGATCAAAGAGTACTTGGACACTGCTCCGTATCTGATCCTCATTTTCAAGCAGGTGTATGGGCGGCTTCCAAATGGCAAAAAGAAGACCCACTACTACAATGAAATCAGTGTTTCCATTGCCTGTGGTATCCTGCTTGCTGCACTGCAG AACGCGGGTCTGTACACAGTGACCTCCACCCCGCTGAACTGCGGCCCCCAACTGCGGGTGCTGCTCCAGCGGCCAGCGAACgagaagctcctgctgctgctccccgttGGCTATCCCAGGAAAGATGCCACCGTGCCTGCGCTGACACGGAAGCCGCTGGAAGACATCATGGTGgtgatgtga
- the IYD gene encoding iodotyrosine deiodinase 1 isoform X1 has protein sequence MALFSSLTPVFIAIICVLIGVIMKKSGEKKKRDTKSKHPSRLWVDEDLKDGTDHPLEEEEGEEEWQGLEENVAHVLFTGERYSEAEMIERSQTFYELLNKRRSVRFLSDEPVPREVIDNVIRTAGTSPSGAHTEPWTFVVVQDPYLKHKIREIVEEEEEINYKKRMGDRWVNDLKRLRTNWIKEYLDTAPYLILIFKQVYGRLPNGKKKTHYYNEISVSIACGILLAALQNAGLYTVTSTPLNCGPQLRVLLQRPANEKLLLLLPVGYPRKDATVPALTRKPLEDIMVVM, from the exons ATGGCACTCTTTTCTTCCCTCACACCAGTATTTATAGCCATTATATGTGTTTTGATTGGGGTAATAATGAAGAAAagtggagagaagaaaaaacgTGACACTAAAAGCAAGCATCCATCTCGCCTGTGGGTGGATGAAGATTTAAAAGATGGCACTGACCATCCCTTAGAAGAAGAAG AGGGTGAGGAAGAGTGGCAAGGACTTGAAGAAAATGTTGCTCATGTCCTCTTCACTGGCGAGCGCTACTCTGAGGCTGAAATGATCGAGAGGTCACAGACATTCTATGAGCTTCTAAACAAGAGACGGTCTGTCAGGTTTCTCAGTGATGAGCCAGTCCCCAGGGAGGTCATTGATAATGTCATCAGAACAGCAG GTACTTCACCTAGTGGAGCACACACTGAGCCCTGGACCTTTGTGGTAGTGCAAGATCCATATTTAAAACATAAGATTCGTGAAATtgtagaagaagaagaggaaatcAACTACAAAAAAAGGATGGGAGACAGATGGGTAAATGACCTGAAAAGATTGAG AACGAATTGGATCAAAGAGTACTTGGACACTGCTCCGTATCTGATCCTCATTTTCAAGCAGGTGTATGGGCGGCTTCCAAATGGCAAAAAGAAGACCCACTACTACAATGAAATCAGTGTTTCCATTGCCTGTGGTATCCTGCTTGCTGCACTGCAG AACGCGGGTCTGTACACAGTGACCTCCACCCCGCTGAACTGCGGCCCCCAACTGCGGGTGCTGCTCCAGCGGCCAGCGAACgagaagctcctgctgctgctccccgttGGCTATCCCAGGAAAGATGCCACCGTGCCTGCGCTGACACGGAAGCCGCTGGAAGACATCATGGTGgtgatgtga